A stretch of DNA from Macrotis lagotis isolate mMagLag1 chromosome X, bilby.v1.9.chrom.fasta, whole genome shotgun sequence:
AGACAGTTTATTTTAAGACTCAAGTTATATAATGTGTATAGAGTTGCAGACTTTAGAACACAAGTTTTATTAACTCAGAAAATATTAGTTGAATGAATCCTGTTGATCTGATAAGTgtgtttttcccccctccccttctcattTGCAGGACATTTGCCAGTTTGAGTAGCACCATGAATGCTATTGTTGCTCTTTGTCATTTTTGTGAGCTCCATGGCCCTCGAACCCTCTTCTGTACAGAAGTTCTACATTCTCCTCTTCCCCAGGGGGCTGGAAATGGAGATAGCCCTGGGCAAGGAGAACAGGCCGAAGAGGAGGAAGGTGGTATACAAATGAACAGCAGAATTCGCTCTCATAGCCCAGCAGAAGGGGCCAGTGCTGAATCCAGCAGCCCAGGGCCAAAGAAATCAGACATGTGTGAGGTAGGTGTTCTTGGGTTCTTAGAAAAATTACACGTTCTGCATCTGTAGCTTTCTGATAAGTTATACCATATCTCATTTCTGTTATTTGAACAATAAACTAGAATTTATGGTTAGTTACAGACTTTATAGACAGAAAATGATCCTTGATGACAGGTAAATTTTCTGAAAGTCTTGagttttaaacttttattattattttgttttgacacATTAGATGCATCTCAAGAACTGCCCCATCAAGTAATAAAAAGTGATtataatgtttattttccatGTTTGTATCTTAGCATTTATTATTAGAAACAAATGCATAAACTTTTTGAAGATTGATATTTATGGTCAATATTTCTTGACAAATTTAATGTCTTTTCtccattatttccttttcttcgtATGTTCTGCTTTACATAATCTTCAACAAATAATTGTTAGTCCACAGTTTTTATCTTgtagaatattttgttttttattttgttttaattgtcTCCCAATCCTTCCCTCTTTATTTGTCCTTgattttgagtttttgttttgtttttttccctgtgtCTCCTTGACTAGAGACCCTCTTGTGTTTTTTTGGGGGATTCTAAGATAACATTATTTGGGAACTTTATAGTGAACAACAAATAGACCTAGTTTTTATCTACTGAGTTTCACTAATTATATATATGGTGGATTTGACTCATGGTCACTACTGTATAATgtacaaaagtaaaaaattccagctctatttttttcctcacattTCACTACCAGTTCCTTCACACCAGACAGCTTATCTCTCCTAAATTTAGGGAAGTCACGTAACTTGAGAATCACTAATCTAAGATTCAGATGACTCACTAATTATTTAGATTGATGCCAGATACATGGTGGTCTGACAGAGGAATTGAAAGTTTCTCCATTCTTGTCATTAATTTGTTTTGTGACTAGGAAAATCCTGGAGTCCTTAgtgtcttttcttttccccatccaAAAAACAGTCCTGTATATAAAGCATTTGTgaattttgaagttatttttatggaaaatttgaatgagttattgtgacgtgtgtgtgtgtgtgtgtgtgtgtgtgtgtgtgtgtgaatggcTTTATTTTTTGCTCTTTGAACAATTATAACTTCTCTTTACCTGTTTTGGATTTAGGGCTGTCGATCACTTGCAGCAGGACATCCTGGATACATTAGCCATGACAAAGAAACCTCGATAAAATATGTTAGTCATCAGCACCCAAATCATCCACAACTCTTCAGTATTGTTCGACAGGCTTGTGTTCGAAGCCTGAGTTGTGAGGTAAGACAACTTTTACTAAAAAAACCTGTTGAGGAATTTAATTTCTACTCCAAGTAAAATGTCTTTATTACATTAATCTTTGCTAAATTCTGTGGTATttgtaaattagagaaagaaaaattaaacctATCAGAATAGAATTTTTGAGATATAAGGGAGCAAAGAGACTTGCATATAGTAATAGCTTGACTATGTGGAAATAAGTCATTTTGGACAACTTAGATTTTCAGATTGTTAATGTTTGCCACTCTTTAATGTTTATGAAAGATTTCTTAGAGTATGGAACAAAATTTAACTTCTTAATGACTCAAAGTCATAGCTACAAGTCTTAATTTTAGTACTGGATTGCTTTGCTGTTGAAGAGCACAGTTTTTTTTGCCCCTTCTCCAAATGTCTGTAGACATTTTTGAGATCTTGTGTATGCTGGAcgtttaattttgttttgctttctcctttcttttcagcTGTTAGGGTGCCATTTGTAAGCAGTTGATTTGCTTTCTTCTTCCAACTCCCTCTTTGTCTTTCTGATTGTTTCTAATCTGTTGTGGGATGTCACAGCACACTCATAAGTTTGTATGTAAAGTAAAAACAAGCTTAGAGAGAAACCCTGAAAGACTTTCTTAGGAATAAAgtatgtgggggcagctaggtggcggcaGTGGAAAGAttaccagccctggggtcaggaggtcctgagtttaaatacaacctcagacatttaataattacctagctgtgtgaccttgggcaagtcacttaaccccattgccttacccagaaaaatatttaaaaattgagggaggaaaaaagaataaagtacatGAATTTTCTGgtatcttaactttttttaatttaattttattccccATCTTTGCCTGTTTAAAGAAAGTTACAAAAAGCTGAAATTTTCTAAATTCCATATAGATTGTATGTAAACTGCATTTGTTTATAGACAAACAATGACTcaaaccagaaaaaataataaaaataaaaaaaacacttagTGATCAGTAgaattaaaaaactgaaagagCTATGTAATCTTTGTAAATAAAATGTGAAGGATTACTAGAATGGTCTTTAACCCATCCAAGTGAgtttgctttttgtttatttttcccttcattccTACCTGTGAATTGGTTTAATCAGTTTATGCAAAGGTGAaatgcttttgtttattttttatatattaccacATTTTACATATTTCTAAAGCAAGATGAGGATTAATTGACTCAGATATAGTTGTTGTCTCCATAAGGTCTGTCCTGGTCGTGAAGGCCCTATTTTCTTTGGAGATGAGCAGCATGGGTTTGTGTTCAGCCACACTTTTTTCATCAAAGACAGTCTGGCCCGGGGTTTCCAGCGCTGGTATAGCATCATTGCTATCATGATGGATCGGATTTATCTCATCAACTCCTGGCCCTTTCTACTGGAGAAGATTAGAGGGATTATTGATGAACTTCAGGGCAAAGCACTGAAGGTATGTTAGAGAGAAGACTCATGCTATTTGGTTTGGGAAAGGATCTATTACTCACTGAATGACCAGAAGCTGAGGGAGGCAGAGCCTGGAGACACCTCATTGTACACTTAAGTCATAACActaatgctaatgatgatgaaagggagatattaaaaaatactctttttttttctcaggtAACTTCAAGGGTTATTGTTATTATACTTAAAAGAACCTATCAGACCTCTGTGTCTCACCGTAAGGGAACTTATATTTGTTTTCAGTTACTTTTTCTGGAAACTAAGTAGCATTCTTAtcccttttttctttgacttctaaaTCTGTCAGATATTTGAATGCCAGAACAATTTTAGGCCCTGTGTATTTGTGGATGTAGAAGAGTATTCAGTCAACCAGTCACAGACATGTCAAGCATAGTTTTGCCTCTCCTCGAGGAGTTTGGGTTGGATCAATGAAGAAGACAGCACGCATATATAGAAGTACATACAAAATATACGATGGCCTTTGTGGGAAGCACTGGCAACTTAGGGAACCAGGGAGGCCTCACATAGAATATGGCATTTGAACTGAGTCTAAAAACAAAGTAGGAATTCTAGCAGTGGAGGGAATATATGGTAGGGAGTCAAGCTGAAAATTTAGGAAGGGGTAAAGTTGTAAAGAATTTTCAAGTCCAAATGAAGGCATTCATATTGTACATAGTGAGGATAGGGAGCTATTGGAGTTTGTTAAGTAGAAGTAACAtgagtggtgtagtggataaagcaccggccctggagtaggagtacctgggttcaaatccggtctcagacacttaataattccctagctgtgtggccttgggcaaaccacttaaccccatttgccttgcaaaaacctaaaaaaaaaaagaagaagaagaagaagtaacATGGTCAGGGACTATGAGGTAAGAGCACTGGGAGTCAGGAATATTCTTCCTTcagagttcagatctagcctcaagacacatactagttgtgtggcccctggcattcacttcactcagtttcctcatttgtaaaatgatctggataaggaagtggcaaaccaccctagtatcttgaccaagaaaaccccaaatggtatcataaagagtcagacatggctaaaatgactaaacaacaataaaacatgGTCAaacttgaactttaaaaaaaatcagtttttccatgttttttggtactcatcatcttcatcatttatTACAGCCAGACAATTCTAAACTGATGGGCACCTATCTTGTTAGTTCTTTGCTAGCCCTTTGCAGAAAAAAGGGCTGctacagctctttttgtaatggcaaagaattggaaattgagggaatggctaaacaaattgtggtatatgaatgtaatggaacattattattctatgagaaatcatgaggagcagtacttcagaaaagcctggaaagacttgcatgaattgatgctgagtgaaatgaatagaaccagaagaacattaaaaaCACTAACAACAGCTAGGGgttaggggtgatgatcaactatgatggacttgttcattttagcagggtaataatcaaagataattctaaaagacttatggaaaacaccatccatatccagagaaggaatgtggagtttaaatgaagaccaaagcttactatcttcaatttttaaaagatgttgtATGCATTATGGCATTATTTTCTCTCTAAcgtttttttcttccatttggatttgattcttatttcacagTATGATTAATGTGGATCTTtgttagcatgattatacatgtagagcctattttagaagggggaggagaaagagaaaaaatgtaaaacacaaaaCCTTGCAAAGAAAGGATTGGTAAAAACTaatattgcatgtagttggaaaaacaaaatatttaattttttttagaaaggactgctatataatgaatattttggtgtatatggggCTTTTGTTTTTGCCATTGAccccttttttaatatatatttagtaatgCAATCTCTGGATCTAAGgatattttcttcactttctttgcCAAATTTAGAATTGCCTTCCACAGTGATTGAAcccacaactccaccagcaatataaTAGTATGTTTGGCTTTCCACAATTTCTCTAGTGTTAATCCTTCCCATATTTTGTTGTCTCTTTCAATTTTGTTGTCTGATTCTCTGATTAGTGCATGTTTGTTGGCTACATGGAAGAAGCCAGTAGATTAGAAAACATTGAAGATTAGAAAGCAGATGGGAATAATATTAGACACAATCTGTTGGAGAAGACAGGATGAACTGGGATCAAATCAGAAAAATTAtatcagataaagaaatattGAGTTGTATGGTATTAACTGTTTAAGTATAACAGATTAGACTTCATAGAATAAGGAAGATTTGAATTGAGCCAACTGACTGCAgaattagggtttttttgttgaaaaacagaatttttgTATCCTTAGGTTTTTGAGGCAGAACAGTATGGCTGTCCACAACGTGCTCAACGGATGAACACAGCTTTTACTCCATTCTTACATCAACGAAATGGCAATGCAGCCCGTTCTCTCACATCATTGACAAGTGATGAAAATTTGTGGGCATGTCTGCATACCTCCTTTGCTTGGTAATGATCTTTGATAGCAAGGCTTTATTGCTTCCATTAAAATAATGAGACTGCTGGTATTCTTTATATTATGTCACTATCCATCATGAAATTTGGTTATGATGATATGTTAGGGAATGTGGTGACTCTCAGATGGGTGACTCATTGCTTATTTAATACCTGAGTTCTGTAACACTTGTTAAATTGAGCACAATAAAACCACTAGCTAAGTAGGATTAATTGATGGAaattagtcttttttctttttttttaataggcttCTGAAAGCTTGTGGCAGTAGACTGACTGAGAAACTCCTAGAGGGAGCACCCACAGAGGATACCTTGGTTCAGATGGAAAAACTTGCTGGTAGGACTTTGTGGGTTGCTAGCTTTAGGAAAGTACTCCTTTTGATTGGACTTTGAAGAATCTTactgtatatacttatattttaGCCTTCTtaagtttttagttttatttctttgaagcTTGCATAAGTAAATGTTTTATCTAACTGGATTGGGAGtcttttgttgctgtttgtcAGCTGTGGAGAGAATTGGGTGAAAAGAACTCTTCCTCTTCTTTGCCTGTTTCTTTTGGCTAATTTGTAGGTAGATCTCCAGATCCCAATGAGTAAGGAGCTAAAGTTTAAAATTTGAACCTGACTATTTAATTTGTTAGAAACTTAGCCAAGTATTCTCTTGATGATTATTTGATTCTTGGTGGAAAAGATTATGTCAAAAGTAAATGGATCAAATGTGACTGAATTCAAGTGGAGTACAATTgaatggaagggagaaaagtTTAGGAGCTTCCAGTAAAGAACTTGATGGAATAAATGGAGTTAGGAAGGGATTGGGGACCAATGGGAAAGATGCAAccaaagagaaaacagaagcagttttacttcttttagtttttgcaaggcaatggggttaagtgacttgcccaaggtcacacagctaggttattattaaatgtctgaggctgcatttgaattcaggtcctcctggttccaagaccagtgctctatccactgcaccacctagctgccccttaatagaAGCATTTTTAAAGTAGATCAAAGAGAACTGAAGGAGGTCCAGAGGGAGACACAGACAAGCAGAACATTTTTGAAACCAATATATTGCTTTTGTTATACATGTTTTAAAAACTACATAAAAGTTAAAacttaagtctttttttcttggtatatggaaatgttcatacTTGTCAAGTTAATATTggagacttttttaaaaagcaagaagtTAAGAGTTATGGGGGTGGTTATTATCACAACTTAATCTTTTAATCTGCTTAATTTGACAGTCTACTGCTTGTAGTGATCCATACCCTAAATTTCTCAAGAGAGGTTTAAAAACTTTTCATCTAATAGGTTCagtgttaaatatttttaaatgtagtcTGCCTTGTAACATGACCAACAAGTTGGTAGATTAGACATTTTCCCAGTTACCCTCTTCTCTCAGAAACTCCCTCTCCCAAAAGATGGAATATGCTTCAAATAAAGAACAGTCATAACTGAATccacagaacaaaaaaaagaaccctgACAAGGTTAAAAACCTTAGGAATTAACCTTGCTTAACTATAATCCTCAATCTAGCACCCATTCCCCATCTTCTATTAGCATCACCATGCTCCTATCAACGAAGAACAAACTTATATAAACCCTAGGAACCAACCCAACTGAATGACCTAGTCAGCACAGATGCCATATTCTGGAC
This window harbors:
- the FLCN gene encoding folliculin isoform X2; protein product: MNAIVALCHFCELHGPRTLFCTEVLHSPLPQGAGNGDSPGQGEQAEEEEGGIQMNSRIRSHSPAEGASAESSSPGPKKSDMCEGCRSLAAGHPGYISHDKETSIKYVSHQHPNHPQLFSIVRQACVRSLSCEVCPGREGPIFFGDEQHGFVFSHTFFIKDSLARGFQRWYSIIAIMMDRIYLINSWPFLLEKIRGIIDELQGKALKVFEAEQYGCPQRAQRMNTAFTPFLHQRNGNAARSLTSLTSDENLWACLHTSFAWLLKACGSRLTEKLLEGAPTEDTLVQMEKLADLEEESEGWDNSEGEEEERAHSVPAVTDGRELAKCQTTPSLLSDCGSWLPRKLSVFKSLRHMRQVLGAPSFRILAWHVLMGNQVIWRGQDMDLVQSAFDVLRTMLPVGCVRIIPYSNQYEEAYRCNFLGLSPHVQIPSYIQSSEFAVIVEVHTATCSSVYPVTCDEDQSLSKYEFVVTSGGPIATDRVGPTILNKIEAALTNQNLSVDVVDQCLVCLKEEWMNKVKVLFKFTKVDSRPKEDTQKLLSILGAAEEDNVKLLKFWMTGLSKTYKSHLMSTVRSPTSSESRN